In Paenibacillus ihbetae, the following are encoded in one genomic region:
- a CDS encoding LysR family transcriptional regulator, producing the protein MTLQQLKYVIEVAGRGSMNEAAKRLFISQPSLSNAIKDLEEELGITIFERTNKGIILSKEGAEFLGYARQVVEQAELLEGRYLNAKPSPQHFSVSTQHYAFAVNAFVHLVQEYGQEEYELALRETKTYEIIQDVKTFRSEIGILYLNEFNAKVINKLLKDAGLEFNSLFTAKPHIFISIHNPLAKQSIVTIEELQHYPYLSFEQGEYNSFHFSEEILSTLSHKKSIRVNDRATLFNLLIGLNGYTISTGVLSADLNGNEIIPVPLACDETINVGWIHHKNIALSKLATAYVEALHAAISD; encoded by the coding sequence GTGACATTGCAGCAATTGAAGTATGTGATAGAGGTTGCGGGCCGGGGCTCGATGAATGAGGCAGCCAAGCGTTTGTTTATTTCCCAGCCCAGCCTGTCCAATGCGATCAAGGACCTGGAAGAGGAGCTAGGCATCACGATATTTGAAAGGACGAACAAAGGAATCATCCTGTCCAAGGAAGGAGCCGAGTTTCTCGGATATGCCCGGCAGGTCGTCGAGCAGGCGGAGCTGCTGGAGGGAAGGTATCTGAACGCCAAGCCGTCACCGCAGCATTTCTCGGTGTCGACGCAGCATTATGCTTTTGCCGTGAATGCCTTCGTCCATTTGGTTCAGGAGTACGGACAGGAGGAGTATGAGCTTGCGCTTCGTGAGACGAAGACTTATGAAATCATTCAGGATGTGAAGACCTTCCGCAGCGAGATCGGGATCCTGTACCTTAATGAATTTAACGCCAAGGTCATCAACAAGCTGCTGAAGGACGCCGGTTTAGAGTTTAACAGCCTGTTCACAGCGAAGCCGCATATTTTTATCAGCATCCATAACCCGCTTGCCAAGCAGTCCATCGTCACGATCGAAGAGCTGCAGCATTATCCGTACCTGTCCTTCGAACAGGGGGAATATAATTCCTTCCATTTCTCCGAGGAGATTCTGAGTACGTTGTCGCATAAAAAAAGCATCCGGGTCAACGACCGCGCTACCTTGTTCAACCTGCTGATCGGCCTGAACGGTTATACGATTTCCACGGGCGTGCTCAGTGCGGATTTGAACGGCAACGAGATCATTCCCGTCCCTCTGGCGTGCGATGAGACGATCAACGTCGGCTGGATCCATCATAAAAATATCGCGCTCTCCAAGCTGGCCACGGCGTATGTGGAGGCTCTGCATGCGGCGATTTCCGATTGA